A genomic window from Sulfurospirillum diekertiae includes:
- a CDS encoding NADH-quinone oxidoreductase subunit J encodes MYEIIAFYVFATLTIGMFGIVVMSSNALYAMSALAGGMIFISGFFFILDAEFLGVVQIVVYSGAIMALYAFGMMFFDTTRDVSEKMRSKKIAYTLSVISAILVVTILCAPLASEEIEAMYPSIDTVGNVQMIGVVLFTKYLVPFELAAIMLLVAMIAGIVLASKRMDEYLAMEENEIEYPKETK; translated from the coding sequence ATGTATGAAATTATAGCGTTTTATGTTTTTGCCACACTCACCATCGGTATGTTTGGCATTGTGGTGATGAGCTCTAACGCACTCTATGCCATGAGTGCCTTAGCCGGTGGAATGATTTTTATCTCGGGTTTCTTTTTTATTTTAGATGCCGAGTTTTTAGGAGTGGTTCAAATCGTCGTTTATTCGGGTGCGATTATGGCTCTGTATGCGTTTGGTATGATGTTTTTTGATACAACACGTGATGTTAGTGAAAAAATGCGTTCAAAAAAAATTGCCTATACGCTTTCTGTAATCAGTGCAATTTTAGTTGTAACGATTTTGTGTGCACCGTTAGCATCTGAAGAGATTGAAGCCATGTATCCATCCATTGACACTGTTGGCAATGTACAAATGATCGGTGTGGTTCTCTTTACCAAATATTTAGTACCCTTTGAGTTAGCGGCTATTATGCTTTTGGTAGCAATGATTGCGGGTATTGTTCTTGCAAGTAAGCGTATGGATGAATACTTAGCTATGGAAGAGAATGAAATCGAATATCCAAAGGAGACTAAATGA
- the nuoK gene encoding NADH-quinone oxidoreductase subunit NuoK, with translation MITLTHYLVLAGILFSIGLVGVMRRTNLLMLFFSTEILLNAINVGFVAVSKYYGDLTGQMFAFFIIAVAASEVAVGLGLLILWYKRNGSVDLNNLQTMKG, from the coding sequence ATGATCACCTTAACACATTACCTTGTATTAGCAGGTATTTTATTTTCCATTGGACTTGTCGGTGTGATGCGACGGACCAACCTTTTAATGCTTTTTTTCTCAACGGAGATTTTATTGAATGCCATTAATGTTGGCTTTGTAGCAGTTTCAAAATACTATGGAGATCTTACCGGACAAATGTTCGCTTTTTTTATTATTGCGGTTGCCGCAAGTGAAGTAGCAGTTGGTCTTGGACTTCTGATCTTATGGTACAAGCGCAACGGCTCAGTTGATCTTAATAACCTTCAGACGATGAAAGGCTAA
- the nuoL gene encoding NADH-quinone oxidoreductase subunit L: MENYLYTALFAPLVSSLFVALFAARPKMLMTGIIASLLIATSMVASFILLINVNTYGPLHVTMMDWIAAGNLEVPFGFVVDEVSVIMMVTVTLVSTIVHVYSIGYMDHDKSFNRFFSYLSAFVFSMMILVMSDNFVGLFIGWEGVGLCSWLLIGFWYERHSASWAANEAFIMNRIADLGMLMGLFLIYWTVGSFQYDDVFASVKTMDPVLLATIGLFLFIGAMGKSAQFPLHTWLADAMEGPTPVSALIHAATMVTAGVYLVIRCGEMYTLIPDVGFAIASLGAFVAVFAASMALVNNDLKRIIAYSTLSQLGYMFVAAGLGAYWIALFHLMTHAFFKSLLFLGAGNVMHAMHDELNIKKMGGLYGSMKATAILMSVASVALAGIYPFAGFFSKDKILEVAFNEGAYFLWFALFIGAGLTAFYSFRLVMLVFFGEKEYVKYGLHPHDAQPFVIYAMLPLGLLAVVAGFLEHTFEGFVTRLLAQYEIHIAHGTEALLIAGTLGIALSGIAFAVFMYKRGGFPKSWEGSIGYKLLSNQYYIPKLYELYIMRPFTSIARFAWLKIDTKIVDFTVDLIAKIVYSTGQNARKMQSGNLSDMLRWMVVGMVVLLALALFYRPMV; this comes from the coding sequence ATGGAAAACTATCTTTACACCGCACTTTTTGCTCCGTTAGTAAGCTCATTGTTTGTGGCTCTGTTTGCGGCACGCCCAAAGATGCTCATGACGGGAATTATTGCTTCTTTACTTATTGCTACATCAATGGTTGCATCTTTTATTTTGTTGATTAATGTGAATACCTATGGCCCTTTACATGTAACGATGATGGACTGGATTGCAGCTGGTAATCTAGAGGTTCCTTTTGGCTTTGTTGTGGACGAAGTTTCCGTGATTATGATGGTGACGGTAACCTTGGTTTCGACCATTGTTCATGTTTATTCAATTGGCTATATGGATCATGACAAGAGTTTTAACCGTTTTTTCTCTTACCTGTCAGCTTTTGTTTTTTCAATGATGATTTTGGTTATGAGTGATAACTTCGTAGGTCTTTTTATCGGCTGGGAAGGTGTGGGTCTCTGTTCATGGTTACTCATTGGTTTTTGGTACGAAAGGCACTCAGCTTCTTGGGCAGCCAATGAAGCCTTTATTATGAACCGCATTGCCGATCTAGGAATGCTGATGGGTCTCTTCCTTATTTATTGGACCGTTGGATCATTTCAATACGATGATGTTTTTGCAAGTGTCAAAACGATGGATCCGGTACTTCTTGCAACGATTGGATTATTTTTATTCATCGGTGCAATGGGTAAATCAGCGCAGTTTCCACTCCATACATGGCTTGCCGATGCGATGGAAGGTCCAACGCCAGTTTCTGCTTTGATTCATGCGGCAACGATGGTAACAGCAGGTGTTTATTTGGTTATTCGCTGTGGTGAAATGTATACATTGATTCCAGATGTTGGCTTTGCCATCGCATCTTTAGGCGCTTTTGTAGCCGTTTTTGCCGCATCCATGGCACTTGTCAATAATGATCTTAAACGTATCATCGCCTACTCAACCCTTTCACAGCTAGGGTACATGTTTGTAGCAGCAGGATTGGGTGCTTATTGGATTGCACTGTTTCATTTAATGACACACGCTTTCTTTAAATCGCTGCTCTTTTTAGGTGCAGGTAACGTTATGCACGCGATGCACGATGAATTGAACATCAAAAAGATGGGTGGTTTGTATGGTTCCATGAAAGCAACGGCTATCTTAATGAGTGTAGCTTCTGTAGCATTGGCAGGAATTTACCCATTTGCAGGATTTTTTTCCAAAGATAAAATTTTAGAAGTTGCCTTCAATGAAGGTGCATATTTTTTATGGTTTGCACTCTTTATAGGAGCGGGATTGACCGCCTTTTACAGTTTTCGTTTAGTAATGCTCGTTTTCTTCGGAGAGAAAGAGTATGTGAAATACGGTTTACATCCACATGATGCACAACCCTTTGTTATTTATGCGATGCTTCCATTAGGACTTTTAGCGGTTGTTGCAGGCTTTTTAGAGCATACCTTTGAAGGTTTTGTAACTCGCCTTTTAGCACAGTATGAAATTCACATTGCACACGGGACGGAAGCACTGCTAATTGCTGGAACATTAGGCATTGCCCTTAGCGGTATTGCCTTTGCTGTTTTTATGTACAAACGTGGAGGTTTTCCAAAGTCATGGGAAGGGAGTATAGGTTATAAGTTACTCAGTAATCAATACTACATACCTAAACTATATGAACTTTACATTATGCGTCCTTTTACTTCTATTGCACGATTTGCATGGTTGAAAATAGATACAAAGATTGTGGATTTTACAGTGGATTTAATTGCTAAAATAGTGTATTCAACAGGGCAAAATGCCAGGAAAATGCAAAGCGGAAATCTTTCTGATATGCTCAGATGGATGGTTGTAGGTATGGTTGTTTTACTTGCTCTTGCACTTTTTTATAGACCAATGGTGTAG
- a CDS encoding NADH-quinone oxidoreductase subunit M — protein sequence MEHILSLLVFFPAMAGLLGFLVTKESIRAYGISVSAIEFFLSIVLWIGFDSSNAGYQFVEYYPFVPSFGMSYYLGVDGISLFLIILSTFITMIAFIALSIKNEIKNLIISVLFLEMTMVGVFVILDVIWFYAFWELSLVPMLYIIGAWGSVNRVYAAIKFFLYTFAGSVLMLVGILYMGFLYHEATGIWSFALPDWYLLQVPFETQLWLFGAFFLAFAIKVPMFPFHTWLPYAHGQAPTIGSIILAAVLLKMGSYGFVRFSLPLFPDASAYFLIPVATICIIMVIYAAMIAYAQEDMKQVIAYSSISHMGIVILGTFAMNAEGITGSIFLMLSHGIVSGALFMLVGVIYDRRHTKMMRDFGGLASVMPNFATIYGIMLMASVGLPLTIGFVGEFLSLAGFYRINWLMTLFAGTGIILGAVYMMVLYRKSFFGPVVHEENKTLNDLNSKELTALIPLVALVAILGVYPKPVLSVIDMSVQKMLVLMEQKAVEQTTKDLIIKANTIGGTH from the coding sequence ATGGAACATATTTTATCGCTTCTTGTATTTTTTCCAGCGATGGCAGGACTCTTAGGCTTTTTGGTCACAAAAGAGAGTATTAGGGCGTATGGCATCAGTGTTAGCGCCATTGAATTTTTTCTTTCCATCGTTTTATGGATTGGCTTTGATAGTTCAAACGCAGGCTATCAGTTTGTGGAGTATTATCCTTTTGTACCAAGTTTTGGTATGAGTTATTATCTCGGAGTGGATGGTATTTCGCTTTTCTTGATTATTTTATCAACGTTTATTACGATGATTGCATTTATAGCGCTGAGTATTAAAAATGAGATTAAGAATTTAATTATCTCCGTTCTTTTCTTAGAGATGACGATGGTGGGTGTTTTCGTGATCTTAGATGTTATTTGGTTTTATGCCTTTTGGGAGCTCTCTTTGGTACCAATGCTTTATATTATTGGTGCATGGGGAAGTGTGAACCGCGTGTATGCCGCTATCAAGTTTTTTCTTTATACGTTTGCAGGTTCTGTTTTAATGCTGGTAGGCATATTGTATATGGGCTTTTTATACCATGAGGCGACAGGCATTTGGAGTTTTGCACTTCCTGATTGGTATTTATTGCAAGTCCCCTTTGAAACACAATTATGGCTCTTTGGAGCATTTTTCTTAGCCTTTGCGATTAAAGTACCTATGTTCCCCTTTCATACATGGTTACCCTATGCACATGGACAAGCCCCAACCATTGGTTCGATCATCTTAGCCGCGGTACTTTTAAAAATGGGAAGTTATGGTTTTGTGCGTTTTTCACTTCCGCTTTTTCCAGATGCTTCAGCCTATTTCTTAATACCAGTTGCAACTATTTGTATCATTATGGTCATTTATGCTGCGATGATTGCATATGCACAAGAAGATATGAAACAAGTTATTGCATATAGTTCCATCTCTCATATGGGAATTGTTATATTAGGAACATTTGCAATGAATGCGGAAGGTATCACTGGCTCAATTTTTTTAATGCTCAGTCATGGTATTGTGAGTGGTGCACTGTTTATGTTAGTGGGTGTTATTTACGATCGTCGCCATACAAAAATGATGCGTGATTTTGGTGGACTTGCTTCAGTGATGCCAAATTTTGCAACGATTTACGGCATTATGTTGATGGCTTCAGTAGGACTTCCTTTGACGATTGGCTTTGTTGGAGAATTTTTATCATTGGCAGGATTTTACCGCATCAATTGGCTGATGACACTTTTTGCAGGAACGGGAATTATCTTAGGGGCTGTCTATATGATGGTTCTTTATAGAAAATCATTTTTTGGTCCAGTTGTTCATGAAGAAAATAAAACACTGAATGATTTAAATAGTAAAGAACTTACTGCATTGATTCCTTTAGTAGCGCTTGTGGCAATTTTAGGTGTTTATCCAAAACCAGTCTTAAGTGTCATCGATATGAGTGTTCAAAAAATGCTTGTTTTAATGGAACAAAAGGCGGTAGAGCAAACGACAAAAGATCTTATCATTAAAGCCAATACTATAGGAGGAACACACTAA
- the nuoN gene encoding NADH-quinone oxidoreductase subunit NuoN, producing MLEPISIDMASLNLPALLPMAILTIGALAVICIDLAVKGLNRSFLTMFTILFIILDCGAVLGYNGPARGFFDVMLVDGISIIAQVIILVASAFFLPLSLSHRHFKEFRMAEFYALFMFMIVGFQFMVVSDNLILIFIGLETSSLALYTLIAMHNRAKAFEAAIKYFTMGALAASFYGISALIFYALTGSVEINQIEKILMQREFEPLIGVLAATVFMLGALGFKLSLVPSHTWTPDVYEGSSAPLAGYMSVVPKIAGFVVAIRLFEMLVSSGVVWLENILYITVVLTMTLANLTALVQDDVKRMLAFSSISHAGFMMAAILIGTTQANTALFLYWILFMFTNLGAFTMLWIVRHPKNLWDERYQHPYAKFSGLVKIMPTTATIMGIFMFALAGMPPFSVFWGKLYLISAAINSEYISLAIIIVLNSAIAIYYYMKLVIYMFLKDPDPVRADAALYATNASTPLKVIVGVAAIITMFAIVFVEPLLIIITKYVTASGF from the coding sequence ATGTTAGAGCCTATTTCGATTGATATGGCAAGCCTCAATCTTCCGGCACTTCTTCCTATGGCAATTTTAACGATAGGAGCTCTTGCCGTTATTTGTATTGATTTGGCAGTCAAAGGGTTAAACCGTAGTTTTTTAACAATGTTTACAATTCTTTTCATCATATTAGATTGTGGTGCCGTTCTTGGTTATAATGGACCAGCGCGTGGCTTTTTTGATGTAATGCTTGTCGATGGTATCTCCATTATTGCACAAGTGATTATTCTTGTTGCATCAGCTTTTTTCTTACCTCTTTCGCTTAGCCATCGACATTTTAAAGAATTTAGAATGGCAGAGTTTTATGCTCTCTTCATGTTTATGATTGTAGGTTTCCAATTTATGGTGGTAAGTGATAACCTTATATTGATTTTTATCGGTCTTGAAACTTCAAGCCTTGCTCTTTACACTTTGATAGCAATGCACAATCGTGCAAAAGCATTTGAGGCAGCTATTAAATATTTCACCATGGGAGCATTAGCCGCAAGTTTTTACGGTATTTCAGCGCTTATCTTTTATGCCTTAACTGGCAGTGTTGAGATTAATCAAATTGAAAAAATTTTAATGCAAAGAGAGTTTGAACCACTTATTGGTGTCCTTGCAGCAACCGTGTTTATGTTAGGGGCTCTTGGATTTAAACTTTCCCTTGTGCCGTCTCATACATGGACACCCGATGTTTATGAAGGGAGTTCAGCTCCACTCGCAGGATATATGTCTGTTGTACCAAAAATTGCAGGTTTTGTTGTTGCTATACGTTTGTTTGAAATGCTGGTAAGCTCAGGCGTTGTTTGGTTAGAGAACATTTTATATATCACAGTTGTTTTAACAATGACACTTGCAAACTTGACAGCACTGGTACAAGATGATGTCAAAAGAATGCTAGCATTTAGCTCTATTTCACATGCTGGATTTATGATGGCAGCGATTTTAATTGGTACGACTCAAGCCAATACAGCGCTATTCTTGTACTGGATTTTGTTTATGTTTACCAACTTGGGTGCATTTACAATGCTTTGGATTGTCAGACACCCAAAAAACCTTTGGGATGAGCGTTATCAACATCCGTATGCGAAGTTCTCAGGTTTGGTTAAAATCATGCCTACAACAGCAACGATAATGGGTATTTTTATGTTTGCCCTTGCGGGTATGCCTCCATTTTCTGTCTTTTGGGGTAAGCTTTATCTTATTAGTGCAGCCATTAACAGTGAGTATATTTCATTAGCCATTATTATTGTCCTTAATAGTGCTATTGCCATTTATTATTATATGAAGTTAGTCATCTATATGTTTTTAAAAGATCCAGATCCTGTTAGAGCTGATGCCGCACTTTATGCAACGAATGCCTCAACACCTCTTAAAGTTATTGTAGGTGTTGCCGCTATTATCACAATGTTTGCTATTGTATTTGTAGAACCTTTATTAATAATTATTACCAAATACGTTACTGCCAGCGGTTTTTAA
- a CDS encoding DUF7494 domain-containing protein — protein sequence MKYILIFLLASVQLLALDIVLNSGKENKSNYAILHVIDAKPFLCQTIPDALDKKHYICKISRPINKPIESKKMKLAELDFYEKDGDFYITIDPKVDSKLVPVEESLYDTSEILSKPTETLYSHWTILLQEKPLYQEKEVLDGLDFPVEFPKYQKPYIGALDLNGAPISYAQSKDIQLYLDIKQSYESGDYDSVVKDVKRVLTLFPNSIFRSELELYQMRSMDKVLSAKGEDKTDTLSFNENDIINVAKRWSKEFASDENIPEVLMLMTKAYLKTNSKSDANYALDILVGEHSDSPFTKRAILLYADNLFLKKEKDKAMKLYLDVLFSAQDLDIASEAAIRLSDHQMDAGKMKEAKEYLLKVLNVNAQYLLKDKEASYKLARRLFEHHLYDLAAKITDLLLENTPKKADNRELLLKESGDWHAKANEVEVAHARYQEYLADYKNSGEYVQEVTESLDELFFKLNENNETKLANYYDKLIETYNNEIGQKALLEKAKLLLKQKRYEEVLKLQKDLEKLPDRYEIKPEELIYEAAKSLALQELLKDECQNTVGLIEEYKLQINEPQYEEKLFQCFMRVSRYDRAKEISDTHLKDAQLISRYAWSQKQVQVLFKMGKYQDALAFKEDLKTLSFTLREKIGLETIRDLFFSLTKLKNLEGAASLAESIKILYPDESSNLDIYYEIVKMANDAKNDLLLVTYAQTSIEMQKKFKSNALSPELEFMYIDALKRLGRDQEALTLAEGLLPQSLAPKDKIRLFYQAGELSLKLQDSNKAKSYFTQCVSINDNSSWKSICQQNLDLIP from the coding sequence ATGAAATACATACTCATCTTCCTTTTAGCATCAGTACAACTTCTCGCACTGGATATTGTTTTAAACAGTGGTAAAGAGAACAAATCAAATTATGCTATTTTACATGTAATCGATGCAAAGCCCTTTCTCTGCCAAACTATACCGGATGCTCTTGATAAAAAACACTATATTTGTAAAATCAGCCGACCTATTAATAAACCCATAGAATCAAAAAAAATGAAGCTTGCGGAACTTGATTTTTACGAGAAAGATGGTGACTTTTATATTACGATAGATCCTAAAGTTGATTCAAAATTAGTGCCTGTGGAAGAGAGCTTATACGATACCAGTGAAATTTTAAGTAAACCTACAGAAACATTATATTCCCACTGGACAATTTTATTGCAAGAAAAACCTTTATATCAAGAAAAAGAGGTTTTAGATGGACTGGATTTCCCTGTAGAATTTCCTAAATATCAAAAACCTTATATAGGGGCACTTGATCTTAATGGTGCACCTATTTCTTATGCGCAAAGTAAAGATATTCAACTTTATTTAGATATTAAGCAATCGTATGAGAGCGGTGATTATGACAGTGTTGTTAAAGATGTGAAACGTGTTTTAACACTATTTCCTAACTCCATTTTTCGCAGTGAATTAGAACTTTATCAGATGCGCTCTATGGACAAGGTCTTAAGTGCAAAGGGCGAAGATAAAACTGATACTTTATCCTTTAATGAAAATGACATTATTAATGTCGCGAAAAGGTGGAGTAAAGAGTTTGCTAGCGATGAAAATATTCCTGAAGTTTTAATGTTGATGACAAAAGCCTATTTGAAAACGAATTCGAAATCAGATGCAAATTATGCGCTTGATATTTTAGTAGGAGAACATTCCGATAGTCCTTTCACCAAACGTGCAATTTTACTGTATGCTGATAATCTTTTCCTTAAAAAAGAGAAAGATAAAGCGATGAAACTTTACTTAGATGTTCTCTTCAGCGCACAAGATTTAGACATTGCTTCAGAAGCAGCGATTCGTTTGAGTGACCACCAAATGGATGCGGGCAAAATGAAAGAAGCCAAAGAGTATTTGCTTAAAGTGCTCAATGTGAATGCCCAATATTTACTCAAAGATAAAGAGGCAAGTTATAAATTAGCACGAAGGCTTTTTGAACATCACCTTTATGATTTAGCGGCTAAGATTACAGATTTGTTGTTAGAAAATACCCCTAAAAAAGCTGATAATCGAGAGTTGCTTCTTAAAGAGAGTGGGGATTGGCATGCCAAAGCCAATGAAGTAGAAGTGGCTCATGCACGCTATCAAGAGTATTTGGCAGATTATAAGAATAGTGGTGAGTATGTTCAAGAGGTAACAGAGAGTTTGGATGAACTCTTTTTTAAACTGAATGAAAATAATGAAACAAAACTGGCTAATTATTATGATAAATTAATTGAGACGTATAACAATGAAATTGGGCAAAAAGCATTGTTAGAAAAAGCAAAATTACTGCTCAAACAAAAACGTTATGAAGAGGTATTAAAGTTACAAAAAGATCTTGAGAAGCTACCCGATCGTTATGAAATTAAACCTGAAGAGTTGATTTATGAAGCGGCAAAATCTCTTGCGTTGCAAGAGCTCCTCAAAGATGAGTGTCAAAATACAGTTGGACTTATAGAAGAGTATAAACTTCAAATCAATGAACCGCAATATGAAGAGAAATTGTTTCAATGTTTTATGCGTGTTTCACGTTATGATCGAGCCAAAGAGATTTCAGATACACATCTTAAAGATGCACAACTAATCAGTCGTTACGCATGGTCACAAAAACAGGTTCAAGTGCTTTTTAAAATGGGAAAATATCAAGATGCTCTTGCCTTCAAAGAAGATCTGAAAACACTTTCCTTTACATTGCGAGAAAAAATTGGGTTGGAGACAATTCGTGACCTCTTCTTCTCGTTGACAAAACTTAAAAATCTAGAAGGTGCAGCTTCACTTGCTGAGAGTATTAAAATTCTCTATCCTGATGAATCAAGCAATTTGGATATTTATTATGAAATTGTCAAAATGGCCAATGATGCTAAAAATGATCTTCTTCTTGTGACATATGCACAAACGAGTATTGAAATGCAAAAGAAGTTTAAATCCAATGCTCTTAGCCCAGAATTGGAGTTTATGTACATAGATGCACTCAAACGATTGGGACGCGACCAAGAAGCACTCACGCTTGCGGAAGGACTCTTGCCTCAGTCTTTAGCCCCTAAGGATAAAATACGACTCTTCTATCAAGCGGGAGAGTTAAGTTTAAAATTACAAGATTCGAACAAAGCCAAATCTTACTTTACACAATGTGTCTCTATTAACGATAACAGCTCATGGAAGAGCATTTGCCAACAAAATCTTGATCTCATACCGTAA
- a CDS encoding aldehyde dehydrogenase family protein has translation MEIINHNYINGEFVNIDSNESLTLKNPTTEQEIAQIYLSTPSEMNQAIECASKTFESFSQTSIDERMEILQRIHDELIKHEETLIDLAVLEFGATITTTRRRTKNAINLFLVIKEELKNYDFIKKDAYSLTLKEGVGVIGVIIPWNANLAHLCSNIAPAIALGCTLVIKPSEFNALETQAFLECLHKAKIPNGVVNVIQGTGEIVGEVLTKHPLVNAISFIGSTKTGKKIFENCSKTIKRMTLELGGKSPTILLEDANLQEVIPQVLSSAYSNSGQACHAGSRLLVPKSKLQEVENLLLQNIHKLKIGDPKQEETQIGPMINQTQFNTVQSYIKSGIEDGAKLLCGGLGRAEGFQKGYFVKPTVFICTDETLKIVQEEIFGPVLCVLPYENEQEALQIANNTIFGLSAYVFSNDETKALAFANHIRTGRVLINTATSKAKTPPFGGMKQSGLGRMGGKYSMDAFCEIKSILF, from the coding sequence ATGGAAATAATCAATCACAACTATATTAATGGTGAATTTGTCAACATTGATTCAAATGAGAGCTTAACACTCAAAAATCCTACGACAGAGCAAGAAATTGCTCAAATTTACTTAAGTACTCCCTCTGAAATGAACCAAGCCATTGAATGTGCATCCAAAACATTTGAATCATTTTCACAAACATCGATTGATGAGCGAATGGAAATTTTACAACGTATCCATGATGAACTCATCAAGCACGAAGAAACATTGATTGACCTAGCTGTTTTAGAATTTGGTGCAACCATAACAACGACACGCAGACGGACTAAAAATGCGATCAATCTCTTTTTAGTCATCAAAGAAGAACTTAAAAATTATGACTTTATCAAAAAAGATGCCTACTCTTTGACACTCAAAGAAGGAGTGGGGGTTATTGGTGTTATTATTCCTTGGAATGCAAATCTCGCTCACTTGTGTAGCAATATCGCTCCTGCCATTGCGCTTGGCTGTACACTAGTGATTAAACCCAGTGAATTTAATGCCCTAGAGACACAAGCGTTTTTAGAGTGTTTACATAAGGCTAAAATTCCAAATGGCGTTGTTAATGTTATCCAAGGAACTGGTGAGATTGTAGGTGAAGTTTTAACGAAACATCCACTTGTGAATGCCATTTCATTTATTGGCAGTACGAAAACAGGAAAAAAAATCTTTGAAAACTGCTCTAAAACTATTAAACGAATGACCCTTGAACTAGGCGGAAAATCTCCAACCATTCTCCTAGAAGATGCTAATTTACAAGAAGTTATCCCCCAGGTTTTAAGCAGTGCCTATAGCAATAGCGGTCAAGCTTGCCATGCAGGAAGTAGGCTGTTAGTTCCAAAATCAAAACTTCAAGAAGTGGAAAATTTACTTCTTCAAAATATCCATAAGCTCAAAATTGGAGACCCAAAACAGGAAGAAACACAAATTGGTCCTATGATCAATCAAACACAGTTTAATACCGTGCAATCTTACATCAAGAGTGGTATTGAAGATGGTGCAAAACTTCTGTGTGGTGGTCTTGGAAGAGCGGAAGGATTTCAGAAAGGGTATTTTGTCAAACCAACTGTTTTTATCTGCACCGACGAGACATTGAAAATCGTTCAAGAAGAGATATTTGGTCCTGTCTTATGTGTTCTGCCTTATGAAAATGAGCAAGAAGCTCTCCAGATAGCCAATAATACTATTTTTGGACTTTCCGCGTATGTTTTCTCTAACGATGAGACCAAAGCACTTGCATTTGCTAATCATATACGAACGGGAAGAGTTTTGATCAATACCGCTACATCCAAAGCAAAAACCCCTCCCTTCGGTGGTATGAAACAATCAGGACTTGGAAGAATGGGGGGAAAATACTCCATGGATGCATTCTGCGAGATAAAATCAATCCTTTTTTAA
- the miaA gene encoding tRNA (adenosine(37)-N6)-dimethylallyltransferase MiaA, with protein sequence MKTIAILGPTASGKTALSIEFALKYNAHILSLDSLSIYQEIDIASAKPSLDERQGVHHYGMDVLSPSEHFDVTMFFDLYKEAHEASLREGKNLIIVGGTGFYLKAMMDGLSSKPQISLHVKEKIDQQLLNLEASYALILEHDQAYANKISSNDRYRIEKWLEIFLTTNEIPSWYLLNAKQEPIIKDITLFEIETPKEILAQKIALRTALMIKAGLIDEVFSLEKRYTRAPQCMKAIGIKEVLDYFDGRFKISGLEERITFNTLHLAKRQRTFNASQFPPHIQGDIKHLFNTIETYFKS encoded by the coding sequence TTGAAAACCATCGCTATTTTAGGACCAACAGCTTCAGGGAAAACTGCTCTTTCCATAGAATTTGCTCTGAAATATAACGCACATATTTTATCGCTTGATTCTCTGAGTATTTACCAAGAAATTGATATTGCTTCTGCTAAACCAAGCCTTGATGAACGCCAAGGAGTTCATCATTATGGCATGGATGTCCTATCTCCTAGTGAGCATTTTGATGTAACCATGTTTTTTGATCTTTACAAAGAGGCACATGAAGCTTCTTTGCGAGAGGGAAAAAACCTTATTATCGTAGGTGGTACAGGGTTTTATCTCAAAGCTATGATGGATGGGCTCAGTTCGAAACCTCAAATATCGTTACATGTAAAAGAAAAAATCGATCAACAGCTGTTGAATTTAGAAGCTTCGTATGCTTTGATACTCGAGCATGACCAAGCTTATGCGAATAAAATTTCTTCCAATGATCGCTACCGCATTGAAAAGTGGCTGGAGATATTTTTAACCACAAACGAAATACCTTCCTGGTATCTTTTAAATGCTAAACAAGAGCCCATTATTAAAGACATTACCTTATTTGAGATAGAAACACCCAAAGAGATTTTAGCTCAAAAAATTGCCTTACGAACAGCGCTGATGATTAAAGCAGGACTCATTGATGAAGTCTTTAGCTTAGAAAAACGTTATACAAGGGCACCTCAATGTATGAAAGCTATTGGGATTAAAGAGGTACTGGATTATTTTGATGGTAGATTCAAAATTTCAGGGCTTGAAGAGCGTATCACCTTTAATACATTGCATCTAGCCAAACGCCAGCGCACCTTTAATGCTTCTCAATTTCCACCCCATATCCAAGGTGATATCAAGCATCTTTTTAACACTATTGAAACGTATTTTAAATCATAA